The DNA region TCTTATCTTAGTTTATTTGTAATCATTAAAAGTCTCATCTCATGCTTAATTCAATTGTTATTACCCCAGAAGCTGAAGTTAATAATCTAAATTTTTATTATGGTTCCGTTCATGCCTTAAAAAATGTCAATTTACCAGTTTATAAAAACTGTGTTACCTCATTAATCGGTCCTTCTGGCTGTGGTAAAACAACCCTACTGCGATGCTTTAATCGAATGCACGATCTTTATCCTGGTAATCGCTATCAAGGAGAAATTTGGTTCAACTCAGATGAAGTTAACATTTTAGGAAGGAAGGTAGATCCAATAGAAATCAGAATGCGGATTAGTATGGTATTTCAAAAACCTAATCCGTTTCCAAAATCGATTTATGAAAATGTTGCTTATGGGTTACGAGTGCGCGGTGAATCTAACCGAAGTATCCTAGATAGAGAAGTCGAACAAGCGCTTAGATATTCAGCTTTATGGGATGAAGTAAAAGATAGATTAAACGACATTGCAAGTAACCTTTCCGGCGGTCAACAACAGCGATTATGCATAGCGCGCGCTTTAGCAACTAGTCCCGAAATAATTTTATTTGATGAACCTACCTCAGCTTTAGATCCAATTTCTACTGCCAATATTGAAGAATTAATTAGTAAATTAAAAGAAAAAGTTACCATTCTAATTGTAACTCACAATATGCAGCAAGCCGCCAGAATTTCAGATTTTACAGCTTTTATGTATTTAGGAGAAATAGTTGAGTTTGACGAAACAAAAACGATTTTCAATGAGCCTGGAAAGAAACAAACACAAGATTATATCAAAGGACGTTTTGGTTAAAAACGATTAGATAAAAAAGCAGAAATTTTCCTTAAAAGATCGATTATGAATAACTATTTTTTTGTAGCCCTAATTTCTGCGATCGCTCACGGTTTAATCCTCATTGTACCCATTTCTTCTGATACCAAAGAGGCTGCAAAACCCAAGCTAGAAAAACCCAAAAAGGATCGACCAAAAACCGTCAAACTATCCAATCTACTAGGCGATACTAATCCATCCCCTCCGAAACCATCTCCTTCAGTATTAATTGTTCGTAGGGAACCCCCTATTGTTCTTCCACCTGTTAATCAACCTAACATTGTCATACCGCCTTCACCATCAGTTATAATCACCCCCAGGCGAATTCCGATCCTTGCTTCACCAACCGTTCAACCTATTGCTGCGACACCGCAACCAACTCCACAAAGACAAACGAGGATAACACCAACTCCTACCCCTGTAGGGACACCAACACCGCAACCA from Merismopedia glauca CCAP 1448/3 includes:
- the pstB gene encoding phosphate ABC transporter ATP-binding protein PstB; its protein translation is MLNSIVITPEAEVNNLNFYYGSVHALKNVNLPVYKNCVTSLIGPSGCGKTTLLRCFNRMHDLYPGNRYQGEIWFNSDEVNILGRKVDPIEIRMRISMVFQKPNPFPKSIYENVAYGLRVRGESNRSILDREVEQALRYSALWDEVKDRLNDIASNLSGGQQQRLCIARALATSPEIILFDEPTSALDPISTANIEELISKLKEKVTILIVTHNMQQAARISDFTAFMYLGEIVEFDETKTIFNEPGKKQTQDYIKGRFG